The proteins below are encoded in one region of Streptomyces roseirectus:
- a CDS encoding arabinan endo-1,5-alpha-L-arabinosidase: MRLRVTTVLAAVLLAFAPATASATPVYPDPQPVTGQQIIHDPTVIRLKSGGYAAYSTGGVIGTRLSKDRVHWDDAGNAFATPPSWWYEYNDTGDPWAPDISYRGGRYWLYYAVSSWGTNHSAIGFATSPSGLPGTWTDHGKAFTSERTDDYNAIDPALIRAQGRLWMSFGSYWTGIRMVELDPRTGRAVPGAEVHHLATRPDAPYAVEGPSIVRHGRYYYLFASYDTCCAGVNSTYKIRVGRSTSVTGPYVDRQGRPMLEGGGDLVLEGHGRYVGTGGESVFRDRGRDWLAYHYYDAEDDGVPKLGLNRLDWTRDGWPTVA, from the coding sequence GTGCGTCTGAGAGTGACGACCGTCCTGGCCGCCGTCCTCCTCGCGTTCGCCCCGGCGACGGCGAGCGCGACCCCCGTCTACCCCGACCCGCAGCCGGTCACCGGCCAGCAGATCATCCACGACCCGACCGTCATCCGCCTCAAGTCCGGCGGATACGCGGCCTATTCGACCGGCGGCGTGATCGGCACCCGCCTCTCCAAGGACCGCGTCCACTGGGACGACGCCGGCAACGCCTTCGCCACGCCCCCGAGTTGGTGGTACGAGTACAACGACACCGGCGACCCCTGGGCGCCCGACATCTCCTACCGCGGCGGCAGGTACTGGCTGTACTACGCCGTGTCGTCCTGGGGCACCAACCACTCGGCGATCGGCTTCGCCACCTCGCCCTCCGGCCTGCCCGGCACCTGGACCGACCACGGCAAGGCGTTCACCTCCGAACGCACCGACGACTACAACGCCATCGACCCGGCGCTGATCCGCGCCCAGGGCAGGCTGTGGATGAGCTTCGGGTCGTACTGGACCGGCATCCGCATGGTCGAACTGGACCCGAGGACCGGCCGGGCCGTCCCCGGCGCCGAGGTCCACCACCTGGCGACCCGCCCCGACGCGCCGTACGCCGTCGAGGGCCCGTCCATCGTGCGGCACGGACGGTACTACTACCTCTTCGCCTCCTACGACACCTGTTGTGCCGGAGTGAACTCCACGTACAAGATCAGGGTGGGCCGCTCCACCTCGGTGACCGGCCCCTACGTGGACCGTCAGGGTCGTCCGATGCTGGAGGGAGGCGGGGACCTCGTACTGGAGGGCCACGGGAGGTACGTGGGCACGGGAGGCGAGTCGGTCTTCCGGGACCGGGGCCGGGACTGGCTGGCGTACCACTACTACGACGCTGAGGACGACGGCGTTCCGAAGCTGGGACTGAACCGACTGGACTGGACAAGGGACGGCTGGCCGACGGTGGCCTAG
- a CDS encoding FAD-dependent oxidoreductase: MTPTAVVLGGSLAGLLAARALAETAEVTLVERDSLPATAAPRKGLPQARHAHQLWSGGARALAALVPGITDRLAEAGVRRHAVTADMVVLSPHGWYRRWPESHHMLLAGRDLLDATVRAAVLAHPRIQLLQETEALGLTGTASAVTGVRVRHRDGTERTLDAGLFVDATGRASRTPHWLRKLGLPEPPRREVDSGVAYASRTFRAPEAARASFPVVNVQPDPRTGEPGRGGVLLPIENGTWLVTLFGSRGAEPGNDAGEFAAYARTLRHPVLADLIERATPLTDVSFTRTTANRRVFYEKSRAWPDNYTVLGDALCALNPLYGHGMSVAAQEALILRDLTLRHGLSGPGLSRRIQKALARPASAAWELALGMDVFYPGATATGPTFRDRALAAYVGRLLLTATGNGRVARRFTDVTALERGGHVLLAPSMLLAAAAGPLKPPLTDAPLTAEERKRAGLE; the protein is encoded by the coding sequence ATGACCCCTACCGCCGTAGTCCTGGGCGGCTCACTCGCCGGGCTCCTCGCTGCCCGCGCGCTCGCCGAAACGGCCGAAGTGACCCTGGTGGAGCGGGACTCGCTGCCCGCCACGGCCGCTCCCCGCAAAGGGCTCCCGCAGGCCCGGCACGCCCACCAGCTGTGGTCCGGCGGCGCCCGCGCCCTCGCCGCGCTCGTCCCCGGCATCACGGACCGCCTCGCCGAGGCGGGCGTGCGGCGGCACGCGGTCACCGCCGACATGGTGGTCCTCTCCCCCCACGGCTGGTACCGCCGCTGGCCGGAGTCCCACCACATGCTGCTGGCCGGCCGGGACCTCCTCGACGCGACGGTCCGCGCGGCGGTGCTCGCCCATCCGCGCATCCAACTCCTTCAGGAGACCGAGGCGTTGGGGCTCACCGGCACGGCGTCGGCGGTCACCGGGGTACGGGTCCGGCACCGCGACGGGACCGAACGGACCCTGGACGCCGGCCTGTTCGTGGACGCGACCGGCCGGGCCTCCCGAACTCCCCACTGGCTGCGGAAACTCGGGCTGCCCGAGCCGCCCCGCCGCGAGGTCGATTCCGGCGTCGCCTACGCCAGCCGGACCTTCCGCGCACCCGAGGCCGCCCGCGCGTCGTTCCCCGTGGTCAACGTCCAGCCCGACCCCCGCACCGGTGAACCGGGGCGCGGCGGGGTGCTCCTGCCCATCGAGAACGGCACCTGGCTCGTCACCCTGTTCGGCAGCAGAGGCGCCGAACCCGGCAACGACGCCGGGGAGTTCGCCGCCTACGCCCGCACCCTGCGGCACCCGGTCCTCGCCGACCTGATCGAGCGGGCGACGCCGCTCACCGACGTCTCCTTCACCCGGACCACCGCCAACCGGCGTGTCTTCTACGAGAAGTCGCGCGCCTGGCCGGACAACTACACGGTTCTGGGCGACGCGTTGTGCGCGCTCAACCCGCTCTACGGGCACGGCATGTCGGTCGCGGCCCAGGAGGCACTGATCCTACGGGACTTGACACTCCGTCATGGTCTGTCCGGGCCGGGGCTGTCGAGGCGGATCCAGAAAGCGCTGGCGCGTCCGGCGTCGGCGGCCTGGGAACTGGCCCTCGGCATGGACGTCTTCTACCCCGGGGCCACCGCGACAGGCCCCACCTTCCGCGACCGTGCCCTCGCAGCCTACGTCGGCCGACTCCTGCTCACAGCCACCGGCAACGGCCGCGTCGCCCGCCGGTTCACCGACGTGACCGCGCTGGAGCGAGGGGGGCATGTCCTCCTGGCCCCCTCGATGCTGCTCGCCGCCGCGGCGGGGCCGCTCAAACCGCCGCTGACGGATGCGCCGTTGACGGCGGAGGAGAGGAAGCGGGCGGGGTTGGAGTGA
- a CDS encoding alpha-N-arabinofuranosidase: MRTARFTLDPAFTVGEVSPRVFGSFVEHLGRCVYTGIFEPGHPTADAEGLRQDVLDLVRELGVTTIRYPGGNFVSGYRWEDSVGPVEERPRRLDLAWRSTETNRFGLSEYIGFLRKLGPQAEPMMALNLGTRGVAEALQLQEYANHPSGTALAELRVAHGDKEPFGIKLWCLGNELDGPWQTGHKTAEEYGRIAAETARAMRQLDPGVELVACGSSSQSMPTFAAWEATVLEETYDLVDYISLHAYYQPENGDIDSFLASAVDMESFIENVVATADHIGAKLKSKKKINLSFDEWNVWYISEWHEIENSGERDWAEAPRLLEDNYSVMDAVVFGSLLIALLRHADRVTVACLAQLVNVIAPIMTEPGGPAWRQTTFFPFAQASTYGRGEVLDVRVDSPTYDTQKFGETDLLHATAVRADDGSVTVFAVNRSRTEGLPLEVALGGLGVDRVVEHSVLADADPDARNTLAEPERVTPHAAEGTALTDGTLTAVLEPLSWNVIRLA, from the coding sequence ATGCGCACCGCCCGCTTCACACTCGACCCCGCCTTCACGGTCGGCGAGGTCAGCCCCCGGGTCTTCGGATCGTTCGTCGAACACCTCGGCCGCTGCGTCTACACCGGCATCTTCGAGCCCGGCCACCCCACGGCCGACGCCGAGGGCCTGCGCCAGGACGTCCTCGACCTGGTCCGCGAACTCGGTGTCACCACCATCCGCTACCCCGGCGGCAACTTCGTCTCCGGCTACCGGTGGGAGGACTCGGTCGGCCCGGTGGAGGAGCGCCCCCGCCGCCTCGACCTCGCCTGGCGCTCCACCGAGACCAACCGCTTTGGCCTCTCCGAGTACATCGGCTTCCTGCGCAAGCTCGGCCCGCAGGCGGAGCCGATGATGGCCCTCAACCTCGGTACTCGAGGGGTAGCCGAAGCCCTCCAGCTCCAGGAGTACGCCAACCACCCCTCAGGTACTGCCCTCGCGGAACTACGGGTGGCGCACGGCGACAAGGAGCCCTTCGGCATCAAACTCTGGTGCCTGGGCAACGAGCTGGACGGCCCCTGGCAGACCGGCCACAAGACCGCCGAGGAATACGGCCGGATCGCCGCCGAGACCGCCCGCGCGATGCGCCAGCTCGACCCCGGCGTCGAACTCGTCGCCTGCGGCTCCTCCAGCCAGTCCATGCCGACCTTCGCCGCCTGGGAGGCGACCGTCCTGGAGGAGACGTACGACCTCGTCGACTACATCTCCCTGCACGCCTACTACCAGCCCGAGAACGGCGACATCGACTCCTTCCTGGCCTCCGCCGTCGACATGGAGTCCTTCATCGAGAACGTGGTCGCCACCGCCGACCACATCGGCGCGAAGCTGAAGTCGAAGAAGAAGATCAACCTCTCCTTCGACGAGTGGAACGTCTGGTACATCTCCGAGTGGCACGAGATCGAGAACTCCGGCGAGCGCGACTGGGCCGAGGCCCCCCGCCTCCTGGAGGACAACTACAGCGTCATGGACGCCGTCGTCTTCGGCTCGCTGCTCATCGCCCTGCTCCGGCACGCCGACCGCGTCACCGTCGCCTGCCTCGCCCAGCTCGTCAACGTGATCGCCCCGATCATGACCGAGCCCGGCGGGCCCGCCTGGCGGCAGACCACGTTCTTCCCGTTCGCGCAGGCTTCGACGTACGGGCGGGGCGAGGTCCTGGACGTACGGGTGGACTCGCCGACGTACGACACGCAGAAGTTCGGCGAGACGGACCTGCTGCACGCGACGGCCGTGCGCGCGGACGACGGCTCGGTGACGGTGTTCGCGGTGAACCGGAGCCGTACCGAGGGGCTACCGCTGGAGGTGGCTCTCGGGGGGCTCGGGGTCGACAGGGTCGTCGAGCACAGCGTGCTCGCGGACGCCGACCCGGACGCCCGTAATACCCTCGCCGAGCCCGAGCGGGTCACCCCGCACGCGGCCGAGGGCACCGCGCTGACGGACGGCACTCTCACCGCCGTCCTTGAGCCGCTGTCCTGGAACGTCATCCGCCTCGCCTGA
- a CDS encoding carbohydrate ABC transporter permease encodes MSSAGLLNTRTTRPRSATAAESARLRWGRRFQHGGWFVAPFFALYGLFVLLPVVRGLYLSLTDANISGDHTSFVGLANYREALRDDLVWSSLWHSVEFTLYVVPAIVVIALLMALIAHHAAHFKWLWRLCFFAPFLLPSAVIGNLWWWLFQPTNGMVNHVLGLDTPWLTQKSTALLAIVVATLWWTVGFSFLLYLAALQAVPQHLYEAAELDGANAFQRLLYVTVPSLRNITGLVIALQVLASLQVFDQAVVMYQFGPGPEESTRTFVQYTLDEGFTSYRVGYASAISMVLFVIVAAVALARMWLLRGREEAGTR; translated from the coding sequence ATGAGCAGCGCCGGACTCCTCAACACCCGCACCACGCGCCCGCGTTCGGCCACCGCCGCCGAGTCCGCGCGCCTGCGCTGGGGGCGCCGCTTCCAGCACGGCGGCTGGTTCGTCGCCCCGTTCTTCGCGCTGTACGGGCTGTTCGTGCTCCTGCCCGTCGTCCGCGGCCTCTACCTGAGCCTCACCGACGCCAACATCTCCGGCGACCACACCAGCTTCGTCGGACTCGCCAACTACCGCGAGGCACTGCGGGACGACCTCGTGTGGTCCTCGCTGTGGCACAGCGTCGAGTTCACGCTGTACGTCGTCCCGGCGATCGTCGTGATCGCCCTGCTGATGGCGCTCATCGCCCACCACGCCGCGCACTTCAAGTGGCTGTGGCGGCTGTGCTTCTTCGCGCCGTTCCTGCTGCCCTCGGCCGTCATCGGCAACCTGTGGTGGTGGCTGTTCCAGCCGACCAACGGCATGGTCAACCACGTCCTCGGCCTCGACACGCCCTGGCTCACCCAGAAGTCGACGGCACTCCTCGCCATCGTTGTCGCGACCCTGTGGTGGACGGTCGGCTTCTCGTTCCTCCTCTACCTCGCCGCACTCCAGGCCGTACCCCAACACCTCTACGAAGCAGCTGAGTTGGACGGCGCGAACGCCTTCCAGCGGCTCCTGTACGTCACCGTCCCGAGCCTGCGCAACATCACCGGGCTCGTCATCGCGCTCCAAGTCCTCGCCTCCCTCCAGGTGTTCGACCAGGCCGTCGTCATGTACCAGTTCGGGCCGGGGCCGGAGGAATCGACGCGGACGTTCGTCCAGTACACCCTCGACGAAGGCTTCACCAGCTACCGCGTGGGCTACGCCTCCGCGATCTCCATGGTCCTGTTCGTCATCGTCGCCGCCGTCGCGCTGGCCCGGATGTGGCTGCTGCGCGGCCGAGAGGAGGCGGGCACCCGATGA
- a CDS encoding extracellular solute-binding protein: MGRPGLNRRQLLATAGGLAVAGSFGFAALGSGADALASGARARVRYWNLFQGGDGANMVAMVDAFREAHPDIAVKDSTLSWGGPYYTKLAMAAAGNRAPDLGVMHQGRVPGFAPGRLLDPWDMDLLAKYGVKEADFNPVLWQRGLVGGELYALPLDIHAQLNFYRKDVCRKAGLLDADDRLPEATSVDAWFDVLKAAKKQLGPGVQTLGLHANDQNFSWWFFVAFYQQLGGTYFDDAFTEVTLDTQKATEVLEFLRRHVTDGYVTVGSSDGEAFIAGSPFAWEGNWSVPYYGGAGVEFGAQPLPPVFGRPATHVESHSFVLPHQSDRGGAANDGAHLLAAYLVQHATAWAGGGHIPAYLPTFEDPAYLELSPQNEYSRPAMDHPATEPHIWFAGSTGVLANRVGPIVAASNLGSTKPADAARRLKRALEELLESKNPMDGLTAAQEAKA; the protein is encoded by the coding sequence ATGGGACGACCTGGCCTGAATCGCAGGCAACTTCTGGCCACCGCGGGCGGCCTCGCGGTCGCGGGGAGCTTCGGCTTCGCGGCCCTCGGCAGCGGGGCCGACGCGCTCGCCTCCGGGGCACGGGCGCGCGTGCGGTACTGGAACCTCTTCCAGGGCGGCGACGGCGCCAACATGGTCGCCATGGTCGACGCCTTCCGCGAGGCGCACCCCGACATCGCTGTCAAGGACTCCACCCTCAGCTGGGGCGGTCCCTACTACACCAAGCTCGCCATGGCCGCCGCGGGCAACCGCGCCCCCGACCTCGGGGTCATGCACCAGGGCCGGGTCCCCGGCTTCGCCCCGGGCCGCCTGCTCGACCCCTGGGACATGGACCTCCTCGCCAAGTACGGCGTCAAGGAAGCGGACTTCAACCCCGTGCTGTGGCAACGCGGCCTCGTCGGCGGCGAGTTGTACGCCCTGCCGCTCGACATCCACGCCCAGCTCAACTTCTACCGCAAGGACGTCTGCCGCAAGGCCGGCCTGCTGGACGCGGACGACCGCCTCCCGGAGGCGACGTCGGTCGACGCCTGGTTCGACGTCCTCAAGGCGGCCAAGAAGCAACTGGGGCCCGGCGTACAGACCTTGGGCCTGCACGCCAACGACCAGAATTTCTCCTGGTGGTTCTTCGTCGCCTTCTACCAGCAGCTCGGCGGCACCTACTTCGACGACGCGTTCACCGAGGTCACCCTCGACACCCAAAAAGCCACCGAGGTACTGGAGTTCCTGCGCAGGCACGTCACCGACGGCTACGTCACCGTCGGCTCCTCCGACGGCGAGGCGTTCATCGCCGGATCGCCGTTCGCCTGGGAGGGCAACTGGTCGGTGCCCTACTACGGGGGCGCCGGCGTCGAGTTCGGGGCGCAGCCGCTGCCGCCCGTCTTCGGCCGCCCCGCGACCCACGTCGAGTCGCACTCCTTCGTCCTGCCCCACCAGTCCGACCGGGGCGGCGCCGCCAACGACGGCGCCCACCTGCTCGCCGCCTACCTCGTCCAGCACGCCACCGCCTGGGCCGGCGGCGGCCACATCCCCGCCTACCTCCCGACGTTCGAGGACCCCGCCTACCTCGAGCTCAGCCCGCAGAACGAGTACTCCAGGCCCGCCATGGACCACCCCGCGACCGAGCCCCACATCTGGTTCGCCGGATCGACGGGCGTCCTCGCCAACCGGGTCGGCCCGATCGTCGCCGCCTCCAACCTCGGCTCCACGAAACCCGCCGACGCCGCCCGCCGCCTGAAACGCGCGCTGGAGGAACTGCTGGAGTCCAAGAACCCGATGGACGGGCTGACCGCCGCACAGGAGGCGAAGGCATGA
- a CDS encoding carbohydrate ABC transporter permease, with the protein MSTPTPVLRKPRSTWTPGQIALTVVAAGLSLLWLAPLAWALSTSLKTPEESVAAPHWIPEDFTLESWKAVFEAGNIPNWFVNSVVVSVCVTVIVLAVSALAGYGFARTEFRGKSALLGITMAGLMFSPAILGVPLFTTVQSLGMVDTYWGMILPQCAPAAMVYILYKFFQSLPRELEEAAFIDGAGRWRIFFTIVLPLSKPSLSAVGIFTFIASWNNFLWPYMVTNNPDLMTMPNGIATVQNAFGIVWPQLMAGGLIAGLPLIIVFVFFQSQIVRGVAHTGLAGQ; encoded by the coding sequence ATGAGCACACCAACTCCCGTGCTCCGCAAGCCCCGTAGCACCTGGACGCCCGGCCAGATCGCGCTCACCGTCGTCGCGGCCGGCCTCTCCCTGCTCTGGCTCGCCCCGCTCGCCTGGGCGCTGTCGACGTCCCTCAAGACACCCGAGGAGTCCGTCGCCGCCCCGCACTGGATCCCGGAGGACTTCACCCTGGAGTCCTGGAAGGCGGTCTTCGAGGCCGGCAACATCCCCAACTGGTTCGTGAACTCGGTCGTGGTGTCGGTCTGCGTCACCGTCATCGTGCTGGCCGTCTCCGCGCTCGCCGGCTACGGCTTCGCCCGCACCGAATTCCGGGGAAAATCAGCCCTGTTGGGGATCACCATGGCCGGCCTGATGTTCTCCCCGGCGATCCTCGGCGTGCCGCTCTTCACCACCGTCCAGTCGCTCGGCATGGTCGACACCTACTGGGGCATGATCCTGCCGCAGTGCGCGCCGGCCGCGATGGTCTACATCCTCTACAAGTTCTTCCAGTCCCTGCCACGGGAGTTGGAGGAGGCCGCGTTCATCGACGGCGCCGGCCGCTGGCGGATCTTCTTCACCATCGTGCTGCCGCTGTCCAAGCCGTCCCTCTCGGCGGTCGGCATCTTCACCTTCATCGCCTCCTGGAACAACTTCCTGTGGCCGTACATGGTGACCAACAACCCCGACCTGATGACCATGCCGAACGGCATCGCGACCGTGCAGAACGCCTTCGGCATCGTCTGGCCGCAGCTCATGGCCGGCGGCCTCATCGCCGGACTGCCGCTGATCATCGTCTTCGTCTTCTTCCAGAGCCAGATCGTGCGCGGCGTCGCGCACACCGGCCTGGCGGGACAGTGA
- a CDS encoding RrF2 family transcriptional regulator, whose protein sequence is MRISARADYAVRAVLEIAVRQGDDPVKTETVALAQDIPHKFLEGILCDLRRAGVVDSRRGGGGGYRLARDAAAITVADVVRGVDGPIVSVRGERPTELSYKGTAEPLLPLWIALRANVRRVLEGVTIADLAADALPGPVRALAAEPAAWENP, encoded by the coding sequence ATGAGGATCTCGGCACGGGCGGACTACGCGGTACGGGCGGTACTGGAGATCGCCGTACGCCAGGGCGACGACCCGGTGAAGACGGAGACCGTCGCCCTGGCGCAGGACATCCCGCACAAGTTCCTGGAAGGGATCCTCTGCGATCTGCGCCGCGCGGGGGTCGTCGACAGCCGGCGCGGCGGGGGCGGCGGGTACCGGCTGGCGCGGGACGCCGCCGCGATCACCGTCGCCGACGTCGTGCGCGGGGTGGACGGGCCGATCGTCTCCGTGCGGGGCGAGCGGCCCACGGAACTCTCCTACAAGGGGACCGCCGAACCGCTGCTCCCGCTGTGGATCGCGCTGCGGGCCAACGTGCGGCGGGTCCTGGAGGGGGTCACGATCGCGGACCTCGCGGCGGACGCGCTGCCGGGTCCGGTACGGGCGCTGGCGGCGGAACCGGCGGCCTGGGAGAACCCCTGA
- a CDS encoding MAB_1171c family putative transporter, which yields MTFDPVSVSFWVPTVMLCAALAIKLPTILRLWRDPLLRAVGGLLLLACAVFVFVAPSTIRWTNRVTGVPNIAAPWCYSLLTAFAGSCLLLIIAWRNGLSDLTDSTRRAMRWVIGVYSGVIALLWVLFLLADAPVERVRDLDTYYANTPYMREEIVLYLLAHCVAVLISSRLIWNWVRTEGLDAWLRSGLVFLVIGYALNLVFAALKITAVVARWTGHDLDRLSTTLAPLAACVSAVLVALGFILPHTGQYLNERWLLHRARIELRPLYTLLRTAHGSGVPFTLRATPELRLIRRETFIRDVLLTLTRHLDEEESSRAYDAAVALGHPAERARALAGALAVQDAVARRAAAPHSEGTGRTDPTNLLQTILAVSRALRRTDDLTAVRARAASWKPAESNRP from the coding sequence ATGACGTTCGACCCGGTCTCCGTCTCGTTCTGGGTGCCGACCGTCATGCTGTGCGCGGCGCTCGCGATCAAGCTGCCGACGATCCTGCGGCTGTGGCGCGACCCGCTGCTGCGGGCGGTGGGCGGGCTGCTGCTGCTCGCGTGCGCGGTGTTCGTGTTCGTCGCGCCGTCCACGATCCGCTGGACGAACCGGGTCACCGGAGTGCCCAACATCGCGGCGCCGTGGTGCTATTCGCTGCTGACCGCGTTCGCCGGCTCGTGCCTGCTGCTCATCATCGCCTGGCGCAACGGCCTTTCGGACCTGACGGACTCGACGCGGCGGGCGATGCGGTGGGTCATCGGCGTCTACTCCGGCGTCATCGCCCTGCTGTGGGTGCTGTTCCTGCTCGCCGACGCGCCAGTGGAGCGGGTCCGCGATCTGGACACCTACTACGCCAACACCCCTTATATGCGTGAGGAGATCGTCCTCTACCTCCTCGCGCACTGCGTCGCCGTCCTCATCTCCAGCCGGCTGATCTGGAACTGGGTGCGCACCGAGGGCCTGGACGCGTGGCTGCGCTCGGGGCTGGTGTTCCTGGTCATCGGCTACGCCCTCAACCTGGTCTTCGCCGCCCTCAAGATCACGGCCGTCGTCGCCCGTTGGACCGGCCACGACCTGGACCGGCTCAGTACGACGCTGGCGCCGCTCGCCGCGTGCGTGTCCGCGGTCCTGGTCGCCCTCGGCTTCATCCTCCCGCACACCGGCCAATACCTGAACGAGCGCTGGCTGTTGCACCGCGCCCGCATCGAACTGCGGCCCCTCTACACGCTGTTGCGCACCGCGCACGGCTCCGGTGTCCCCTTCACCCTGCGCGCCACCCCCGAACTGCGCCTGATCCGGCGGGAGACGTTCATCCGCGACGTCCTGCTCACGCTGACCCGGCACCTGGACGAGGAGGAGTCGAGCCGCGCCTACGACGCGGCCGTCGCACTGGGACACCCCGCCGAGCGGGCCCGCGCACTGGCCGGCGCCCTCGCCGTGCAGGACGCGGTCGCCCGCCGGGCCGCGGCACCGCACTCCGAGGGCACCGGCCGGACCGACCCGACGAACCTGCTGCAGACGATCCTCGCCGTCTCCCGCGCCCTGCGCCGCACCGACGACCTCACGGCGGTCCGCGCCCGCGCCGCCTCCTGGAAACCCGCAGAAAGCAACCGCCCATGA
- a CDS encoding toxin-antitoxin system, toxin component family protein, giving the protein MDIAGAARLTSALRRARTGSAMRELTAGLLDRLGRRARRPSDVRELCRALCEEMTVRRGGRRVEVRFERFPDEIEVTGLWVEFEEFDLIIVEERAEEVQQLVILGHELWHLHARHRHRHTALDALSGWEGVPLTAAARDGSREVDEAEADNFGHRLAAAVRGYLGPGGGEPGPGTAQRLLGYHNRRGGRGR; this is encoded by the coding sequence ATGGACATCGCGGGCGCGGCCCGGCTCACCTCCGCGCTGCGGCGCGCGAGGACCGGCTCGGCCATGCGCGAGCTGACCGCCGGCCTGCTGGACCGGCTCGGCAGACGTGCCCGACGACCCTCGGACGTACGGGAGTTGTGCCGCGCGCTGTGCGAGGAGATGACCGTCCGGCGGGGCGGCCGGCGCGTCGAGGTCCGGTTCGAACGCTTCCCGGACGAGATCGAAGTGACCGGCCTGTGGGTCGAGTTCGAGGAGTTCGACCTGATCATCGTCGAGGAACGGGCCGAAGAGGTCCAGCAACTCGTCATCCTGGGCCACGAGTTGTGGCACCTGCACGCCCGCCACCGGCACCGGCACACCGCCCTGGACGCCCTGTCCGGCTGGGAGGGCGTGCCGCTGACGGCCGCCGCCCGCGACGGCTCCCGCGAGGTCGACGAGGCCGAGGCCGACAACTTCGGCCACCGGCTCGCGGCGGCTGTCCGAGGCTATCTGGGGCCGGGCGGCGGTGAGCCGGGGCCCGGTACCGCGCAGCGGCTCCTCGGGTACCACAACAGGCGCGGGGGCCGCGGCCGATGA
- a CDS encoding DUF4360 domain-containing protein has translation MKTGALLLGGATAALLATALPAEADPAFIDPPPDKIVINLATVNGSGCPAGTTAVAVSEDNTAFTVTYSDYLAQAGGNSDPTAFRKNCQLSMVVHVPGGFTYAIASVDYRGFASLQRGASALQRSSYYFQGSSQTAFKSHTFNGSLTDNWQATDSTEWAQLVWAPCGVQRNFNINTELRVTAGTQSPGKVSFMTMDSTDGDLSTIYHVAWKECPAK, from the coding sequence ATGAAGACCGGTGCACTTCTGCTGGGCGGCGCGACAGCCGCCCTCCTCGCCACGGCGCTACCCGCCGAGGCGGACCCGGCGTTCATCGACCCGCCGCCGGACAAGATCGTCATCAACCTCGCGACCGTGAACGGCTCCGGCTGCCCCGCCGGCACCACCGCCGTCGCCGTCTCCGAGGACAACACCGCGTTCACCGTCACCTACAGCGACTACCTCGCGCAGGCGGGCGGCAACTCCGACCCAACAGCGTTCCGCAAGAACTGCCAGCTCAGCATGGTCGTCCACGTCCCCGGCGGCTTCACCTACGCCATCGCGAGCGTCGACTACCGGGGCTTCGCGTCCCTCCAGCGCGGCGCGAGCGCCCTGCAGCGGTCCTCGTACTACTTCCAGGGGTCCTCCCAGACGGCGTTCAAGAGCCACACGTTCAACGGCTCCCTCACCGACAACTGGCAGGCCACCGACTCCACCGAGTGGGCCCAACTGGTCTGGGCGCCCTGCGGAGTCCAGCGCAACTTCAACATCAACACCGAGCTGCGGGTGACCGCCGGCACCCAGTCGCCCGGCAAGGTCAGCTTCATGACCATGGACTCGACGGACGGCGACCTGTCCACGATCTACCACGTCGCGTGGAAGGAGTGCCCGGCGAAGTGA